One window from the genome of Fibrobacterota bacterium encodes:
- a CDS encoding aspartate 1-decarboxylase has product MLREILKSKIHRATVTDANLNYTGSITIDPVLMRLADIREYEKVHVVNINNGARFETYAILGKPESGEVCVNGAAARLVHIGDIVIIMTFAHLDEKELESHSPKVLKVDGKNVPAG; this is encoded by the coding sequence ATGCTCCGAGAAATCCTCAAGTCCAAGATCCATCGCGCCACCGTCACCGATGCGAACCTGAATTACACCGGATCGATTACCATCGATCCGGTTCTGATGCGCTTGGCGGACATCCGGGAATACGAAAAAGTCCACGTCGTCAACATCAACAACGGGGCCCGTTTCGAAACCTATGCCATCCTGGGGAAACCCGAATCCGGCGAAGTTTGCGTGAATGGGGCCGCGGCCCGATTGGTGCACATAGGGGACATCGTCATCATCATGACCTTCGCGCACCTGGATGAGAAGGAACTGGAGTCCCACAGCCCAAAGGTCCTCAAGGTGGACGGCAAAAACGTTCCCGCCGGCTGA